Part of the Vicinamibacteria bacterium genome is shown below.
GAGATAGAGCTCTTCAACCAACTCCACCGCCTGCTCTCTGACCTCGTCACCTACGAGCTTCGCGAGCAAGCCCCCGCCTTCCTCGAGAGCGCCCTCGTCCGGGCGCGGGGCGAGCACGAAGCCCTCTTCGGGGGGGTGAACGTGGACCGCAACGGCGAGCTCGACGCGGTTGCCCTCCGCCGGAACATCGTGAGCCGCGAGGTCGCCTCCTATTTGCGGGGGCTCGGCCGGCTTTTCGAGATCGAGCTGAGTCTGATCCGCGAGAGCCTGGGCGCTCGCAAAGCTGGCATTATCGAGGACGGGCTGCGCTCTCTCCGGGAGCAGCAGAAGCAGCGCGAGGGCATCTAGGCCCCCGGCCGCCGACCCCCAGGAGGCTCCTGGTGGTTGGGTCCCTCGCAACATCGGGCGGTGGGAAATCATGTTCGAGGTCGTGCAGAAGCGATTCGAGTCTCCCGACGAGGTACGTGTCTTTGCCAAGGGGCGTCTGGAGATCGTCAAACTGGGCTCCCTGGTTCTGGGACGTGCCCGCTACGAACCCGGCTGGAAATGGTCGCTGCACGTGGGCCCCGAGGTCGGTACCTCAAGGTGCACCGTCGAGCACATCGGCCTGGTCGTTTCCGGCGTGGCCACGGTTGCGTTTGACGATGGGCGCGTGGTCGAACTCCG
Proteins encoded:
- a CDS encoding cupin, whose product is MFEVVQKRFESPDEVRVFAKGRLEIVKLGSLVLGRARYEPGWKWSLHVGPEVGTSRCTVEHIGLVVSGVATVAFDDGRVVELREGSLFHVPAVPHDSWVVGDRPYVSLHFLGADHYARKA